Part of the Triticum aestivum cultivar Chinese Spring chromosome 4D, IWGSC CS RefSeq v2.1, whole genome shotgun sequence genome is shown below.
ACAAAACACTGGTTCCAGCAAAAGAATCAGCGACAAATACAGTAGCTGGTTCTGGCAAAAAACTTTATGGGTTGTAGCATCCCTCACGGCGGATGTAGCATCTCCCACGACTGGTTGCAGCACTCCGTAAAAAGAAAAAGCAAAGCTGTGTGGGCACATCCATGGCGATGTTGCATCGTCATGAGCGTTGACCTCGCAGCGGTGTGTGCGCGGGCAGCAACGAGGGGGAGCGGAGGCTTGGCCGTGAGGTGGCTGCCATtcagcaccgccgcctcccatGCAGAAAACCAGCAGTTGGCGAGGGGTTGCTATGGGAGGAAAAAGAAGCAGCGGTGAAGTGTAGATGCagccggaggaagaagaaggaagaagaaaaggataaGGAATGTTTGGTGGAGAGTGGGCCACATGACCTAGTCCAGCTGTACCCCAAGTAGAAAAACGGTTCGTTGGATCCCAGTCGATCGAACGCGCCCCATGCGACCAGCCGAAGCTTCGGCCGATGCGCCGGTTGGAAACGTTTTCCTTATATGTTTCTATAGTTTAGACAACATGTGTATCCACTATTAAGCGACCCTCAAACCTTCCAAGTACTTCAAGAACTTCTTTGAGTTCGTTGTTATTTACTTTGTGTAAATTTCCTGCGTGAAAGTTGCACTTGGCTCGAGGTCCGTCGTGTTCGATGGGTTGCGTGCTGGTTACATCTATTTCGACGGAAGGTTTCTCGTGTCGAGGGATTGTCCGTTGGTCGTTGTTACCCTAGCTTCGGGTTACGCATACTTCTCGCGTGATTGGGAGTATTTTCTATCGATGGATATCGGAAGTTATTCAAATCATCGGCACTTTTGAGGTTGTGCCCTCGTCAAATATGGCCTGTGCCGAACCTGGTGTTTCTCAGGACTACTTCGAAGAGAATAAGATTGAGCAAGTAAATCAAATTGACAACAATATAAAGAGGGCATGATAGGAATGCTTGTTGCCTCTTCATTACTCGTTAGAACAGTAACTTTTGTTGCAAAATTGACTGTGCCTGACGGCCAAGTGGGAGAGCTTAGTGAGGGTTTAACATTATTGGACTAAATATAACATAATACACTTGATTAACCCCCTCAACTCTATTTAAGACTGATTATACCCCTCTTAAATCGCGTTGAAGCTCCGCCACTGAACGAGGAAGTGTGTTTTTGCACACATAGTAATCTTGGCCGTTGGGACCATAGTGCTATTTTAATCTGAAAAATATTTTGCAAGTTTCAAAAAACCAGAGTAAACAAATGCATGTTGAACACAACACTTTGAATCTGTGGATTTTTCATGAAAAAGTCGTTTCATTTATGAGTTGcacaaaataatataaacattcATGCAAAAATACAATTAGTGATTCATAATAGCAAACATTAGTGTTATTGCTTCATTTTTATCCCAATAACACGTCAAATTGGCGTGCCATATATTTGTAGAAGGCCACAAGAAGCTAAAGTTTTCTTTCGTTGTAAAATTTAGCAGAGCTAAACTTTGTAAGGGCGTCTCCAAATGTGGAGGCCGGGAGAACTACTTTTCCATGAACTAAAAGAAAAGAGCGCAAGGGTTTTACACACTCTCCAAGACGCGGCCTATACCCTTTTATATGTGATCTTTGCAAGATCCGTATATGCGTAAAGCCCCGAACAAAGTGAAATCTTCGGCTGGATTGGTGGTGGCGCACCACCgtaccagcctcctcctcctccttgagcTCCCATCCGCCCCCTTGAACTTAAGCACGAAGTAAAGAAAAGAAAGACCAGACCACAACAAGTGTAAAGCAAAGGCCTCCTCTCTTTAGCCTCCAAAAAATCCTTCGATACTTTTGTCGCTGCTTTGGTCCCTGCGGGCTTTCTTCTTCTGAGTCTTTCTGAAAATGTACGGCCTGTGGCAGCCACTGAAGGAGTTTCAACTTTCAATGCAGCAACTCAAGTGACCCTTCAACTTGCCGAGCTGATCAAAGTAAATCATGTGGTGGCAGGGGGTGACCTGAGCAGACGACTGCGACCCCAGATCACAAGTCAAATGAGCTGAGGAGCCACGGTTATCTGCTCGCAGGAAATCCACCTAATATTGCCTGCGTGACGTTTCTCCTCCACCCACCGGCCCCCATGCGGTTTCACTCTCACGCACGACTCGCCAGGTCAAGCTTTCCTACACCACGTCTTGGTCGCCCCGTCTCTATTGCAGGCGACTTGTTCGTGTTACACTGTTATCACTACCACTCCAGGTTTGTCCTGTCCTGTGGAAGAAATCATGGAAAATCTTGGCGCTTCTCACGTGCCGTGAAAAAGAGAGCAGCAAGGAGGCACTCGCCAGACTTAACTAGAAGCTTCTAGAACCTTCTCAGATATCAGATGAAATACAAGGTACAGAGTGCTAAGTACACATACCATTCTGCTAGCACAGCATATTAACAAAAGGTACAGAAAAAGGCTGAGAGAAATTTTATGAAGGCCAGCCAGCCAGCCATGCATAGGGAGCACAGCACAGGCTGCATGCATATTCTGATGATGACAATCTATCTGTAGAAGATGTATACAACACGACCGTCGCCTCCTGGCTCCTGCCCATCCAGGAACACCAGCTTATtggaatgtactccctccgttcctaaatacaagtctttgtagaaatttcactatgaaccacatacggatgtatatagatgcattttaagtgtacaTTCAttaattttgctccgtatgtagtccatctagtaaaatccctacaaagacttatatttaggaacggagggagtatacggtAAAACCCCATACCCACAGCACCTGGAGGGTCAAAGCTGTTTATACTTAGTGCCAACCCTTTCTTTGTACATCCGTGTCGTGTGGCGCCGCCAAAAAGACCGAGGCTTCATAGGCCGGAGATCACCCTCATATGGCGTATATCCGGTCTATCTCGGAATCTGACTCCGAGTTGTGGTTCCATGAGTTTGAGCCACTCCGCCTTGTTGACTTCACCTTCTTCCTAATCGACCGCGTGCGCTTGGACTTCACCACATAGTATGTCATCGTGCCAAGCACACCGGCCATGATCACCCCGCCGATGAGGGTCACCAGCAGCGCCGCCCACTTGAAGTGCCGACCCACCACTATGTAAGAGGAGGATATGAATGCCACCGTGGTGCATACAGAAGCCAGCCACATCAACTTGTTGATCACCTCCACAACTCGCCTCTCTGCTTTCGTCTCGCCCCTAACAAGTGTTATCTGCACCACCACTACTGCTAATGATGTGAACAAGGCGATGGCATTGAAGATGAAGAACACCTTGAAGGATACCGCATGCACAACTATTGCTACACCATGGTCGTCATTGCCGCCTGGCACCGTGAATATCGCAGCAAATGCAACTGTGGCAAAGAGCACAGCCACAACTGTGACAGAGTTTGTTGCATTATTGATGCCTTCCCTGTGGAGCTTCCTCAGCTCCTTTGCTATGCCATGCACATTTTTGTTGGTTTTTCTGGCTTGCTCAAGTTGAGTGTGTACGTCCTTCTTGATCTCAGTCACTGTTTTTCTCAGCTCATCCCGAGGCTGATTCAGATCATTTGCTCTCACTGCACCAGCGCGGGATAAACAATCCTTTATATCCGCAGACTCCTCTGATAGCGGAAGACCCTCTGCTATGTCGAATGCAGTCTTGCGATCCCTAGTCAGCGCATTCACGTTCATGTCCGGAAGAAGCAGAAGCTCATTCACAATCTGCAACAGAGACCAGTTTGTGAGACACAAGAAGAAAATTATTGCGTTTGCACACAAGATTTAACATGGCAGAAGAATACCTCTGATCTTTTCTTCCTGGTGGCAACATGCAAAGCTAAGTTGCCATTTTTGTCAGGTAACATAACTATGGCCGGATCAGCATTCACAAGTGCTCTAACAACCGCAGCGCTTGTTCCTTTAACCGCCATATGCAAAGCGGTCTGTCCTTTCTTATCAGTCTTCCGAGCAAGCTGAGCTTCGCTGACTAGCAAAGACTTAACTATTTCAACATGCCCCTGACGGGCAGCGAAATGCAATGCATTCTTTCCGTTCGCCTTCGATAGTTCAACCAACCCAGAAACTCGCTCCAGCAGAAGGTTCACTACCTCGAGGTGGCCTCTAATCGCCGCAGTTATCAGAGGAGTCACATTTGATTGGCCAAACGTCTTCCCAAGGGATGGATCATGGTCCAGGAGTACCTTCACAATATCTACAAGCAGTGTTAGATGTCCATCTTTCTTTATATAAATACCACAGAAATATGGAGTAAAGATGAAACAGCATGAATGATGGACTAATTCTTGCTCATTAGCTTGTGTAGGCAATGACACACTGCAGTTATCATACAGAGCAGGTCAATTTCAGCACTGCAAAACTAATAACAACAGGATCCATGGAGATTGATCAAAGAGTAGATTAAAAACACATAAAACCTTGGCTAGACCCATAAAACCATGGCGATCAATTAGCTTAGGAATCCATAAAACCCTTTCTTCATGCAAACTATGAGATTCTAGTCTAGACACAAACAAGGTCCAAATCAAAGCTCCCCTGTTCCCATGTAAAGAAAGATATGAACAATCAGAAGTAGTTTAGTATTGAAGTGTTTGTGAGTGCTCACCTCGGTGGCCTTCCTTTGCAGCGACGTGCAGAGCATCGAATCCTGATTTGTTCTTCCTCGCAAGGCTCTCCTTGTCAGAGTGCTTGAGCAGCTCGACGACGACGTCGATGAACCCTTTCTCAGCGGCGATGAGCAGCGCGGTCTCCCCGACCTCGTTGGGCTCGTTGAGCACGGCGGCGCGGATCTCCGCCACCTCGCTGTCGAACTCCTCCCCGGTGCCGGTCATCTGCGCGTCGATTTCGGCGATGATCTGGCGCACGGCGTCAAGGTCCCCGCGCTGCGCGGCGAGGTGGAGCTCCGTGTCGTTGTGCCGGCCCGTGACCTGCTTGACGTACTTCTTCCGGCCCGCCTGGTCCATCCGCTTGCCGGAGTTGGAGAGCACCAGCACGGGCGGCGCCGCGGCCCCGGCCttgggcgacggggacggggacgcgaGCGACTGTTCCAGCCGCTTGCTGGAGCCGGACATGACGAGCGCCGGGCCCTTCGCCGGCGTCGGCGACGAGGACGACGCCGGCGAGTGGTCGAGGCGGTTGCTGGAGCGGGACATGGCCAGCACGGGGCGGCCGGGCGGCTGGTCCAGGCGTTTGCTGGAGTGGGACATGACCAGCACCGGGCGCGAGGGCGACGGCGACGCCGCGGGCGACTGGTCGAGGCGCTTCCCGGAGCTGGACATGACTAGCGCGGGGCGCCTGACCGCCCGCGAGGGCGACGGCGACTGGTCGAGGCGCTTCCCGGAGAGGCAGGACTCGAGCGCCCGGCGGCCTGGGGCGACGGGCGAAACCCCTCCCTCCGACACCGGCGACGCCAACCCAATCTCCAAATCCCCCTCCCCTGCACCCACCCAGCCAACACAAGTAAGGATCACCACCAAAGGGCCCGATCAAACCAGACCAAAGGGATCAGTGGAGCAATACCTCTGTCGGAATcgacggccatggcggcggcggcggcggcggcggcgtcgtcgtcgccGGGGACGGGGTCAAGAGGAGTCGGCGCGCAGGGGGCGGGCGGGCGGCATGGGGCAGCGGAACGGGAGGTGGGGAGACGAATCAAATCGCGAGGGGGACGGGAGCGAGGAGAGGGGCGCGTCGCGGTCTTTTGGCTGTGTGATGATGGAATGGAACGAAATCAATCGGAGAAGCGGCCTCCGCTTGCTTTCAGTTTCCCCCCgtctggtgtgtgtgtgtgtgtgggtgtgtgggtgtgtgggtttGTTTATGTGGCTGGCTGGCGCCGGTTTGGTGCGCTGCGCCACCTTGCCTGACTGGCTAGAGCATTTGCATATGGGGGCTTT
Proteins encoded:
- the LOC123097856 gene encoding ankyrin repeat-containing protein ITN1, with protein sequence MAVDSDRGEGDLEIGLASPVSEGGVSPVAPGRRALESCLSGKRLDQSPSPSRAVRRPALVMSSSGKRLDQSPAASPSPSRPVLVMSHSSKRLDQPPGRPVLAMSRSSNRLDHSPASSSSPTPAKGPALVMSGSSKRLEQSLASPSPSPKAGAAAPPVLVLSNSGKRMDQAGRKKYVKQVTGRHNDTELHLAAQRGDLDAVRQIIAEIDAQMTGTGEEFDSEVAEIRAAVLNEPNEVGETALLIAAEKGFIDVVVELLKHSDKESLARKNKSGFDALHVAAKEGHRDIVKVLLDHDPSLGKTFGQSNVTPLITAAIRGHLEVVNLLLERVSGLVELSKANGKNALHFAARQGHVEIVKSLLVSEAQLARKTDKKGQTALHMAVKGTSAAVVRALVNADPAIVMLPDKNGNLALHVATRKKRSEIVNELLLLPDMNVNALTRDRKTAFDIAEGLPLSEESADIKDCLSRAGAVRANDLNQPRDELRKTVTEIKKDVHTQLEQARKTNKNVHGIAKELRKLHREGINNATNSVTVVAVLFATVAFAAIFTVPGGNDDHGVAIVVHAVSFKVFFIFNAIALFTSLAVVVVQITLVRGETKAERRVVEVINKLMWLASVCTTVAFISSSYIVVGRHFKWAALLVTLIGGVIMAGVLGTMTYYVVKSKRTRSIRKKVKSTRRSGSNSWNHNSESDSEIDRIYAI